From the genome of Cytobacillus firmus, one region includes:
- a CDS encoding type 1 glutamine amidotransferase family protein — translation MQTKKVFLYVFNSMSDWEYGYLIAELNSGRYFKKDLAPLKVITVGANKEMIITMGGLSIKPDISLDECTLESKDLLILPGGTTWSEEINQPILERIGQALKFGTVVAAICGATEALANMGYLDTRKHTSNNLEYTKMVCPNYKGERFYEVGSAVTDANLVTASGIAPLEFAKEVLKKLDVLAPDTLHAWYNLNKTHKSEYYFQLMNSINS, via the coding sequence ATGCAAACAAAAAAAGTTTTTCTATATGTATTTAATTCAATGTCGGACTGGGAATATGGATATTTAATTGCTGAACTAAACTCAGGAAGATACTTCAAAAAAGATTTAGCACCTTTAAAAGTAATTACTGTAGGAGCTAATAAAGAAATGATTATTACTATGGGAGGACTGAGCATAAAACCAGATATTTCCCTTGATGAATGTACTCTTGAAAGTAAAGATCTTTTAATTTTACCGGGAGGGACTACTTGGAGTGAAGAAATTAACCAACCTATCTTGGAAAGAATAGGCCAAGCTTTAAAGTTTGGCACTGTTGTTGCTGCAATTTGTGGTGCAACTGAGGCCCTGGCGAATATGGGATACTTAGATACTAGAAAGCATACAAGTAATAATTTAGAATACACAAAAATGGTATGTCCTAACTATAAAGGAGAAAGGTTCTATGAGGTGGGATCTGCGGTAACTGATGCGAATTTAGTTACTGCATCAGGAATAGCTCCTCTGGAATTTGCGAAGGAAGTACTGAAAAAATTAGATGTACTTGCACCAGATACATTACATGCCTGGTATAACCTAAATAAGACTCATAAATCTGAATACTACTTCCAGTTAATGAATTCAATAAATAGCTGA
- a CDS encoding VOC family protein gives MSKGLLHHIELYVSNLERSSEFWGWFLEELGYVSFQKWEFGQSWRLGETYIVFVQAEERFLEIPYHRCRVGLNHLAFYAESRLHVDEITNVLEAKGVNILYKNKHPFAGGTAHYAVYFEDPDRIKVELIAPL, from the coding sequence TTGTCAAAGGGGCTGCTCCATCATATCGAGCTGTACGTATCAAATTTGGAAAGGTCATCCGAATTTTGGGGGTGGTTTCTCGAGGAGTTAGGATATGTATCTTTTCAAAAGTGGGAATTCGGACAAAGCTGGAGACTAGGTGAAACCTACATTGTCTTTGTGCAGGCAGAGGAACGCTTTCTTGAAATTCCATATCACAGATGCCGAGTGGGGCTGAATCATCTGGCATTTTATGCTGAATCACGGCTTCACGTTGATGAAATAACGAATGTATTAGAGGCTAAAGGGGTCAATATTCTTTATAAAAACAAGCATCCTTTTGCAGGAGGAACTGCTCATTACGCAGTCTATTTCGAAGATCCTGATCGAATTAAAGTTGAATTAATTGCTCCTTTATAA
- a CDS encoding NUDIX hydrolase, with translation MFIVNVEGAIRKNDKWLIVERSKKEEHAGGLLSLVGGKVDLEGNSSNILERTVKREILEEVGVKVKDRLIYVHSTSFVTDTNQNVVDIVFLCEYESGDALPLCSDEVEEVLWLTTKEILHHPKAPVYLKESIKCAEALIPVH, from the coding sequence ATGTTTATTGTAAATGTAGAAGGAGCTATAAGGAAAAATGACAAGTGGCTCATTGTTGAAAGAAGTAAAAAAGAGGAACATGCAGGTGGTTTGCTTTCCCTTGTTGGAGGAAAGGTGGATTTAGAAGGAAACTCATCAAATATTTTAGAAAGAACTGTAAAGCGTGAAATTTTAGAGGAAGTCGGTGTAAAAGTAAAAGACCGTTTAATTTATGTACACAGTACTTCTTTCGTAACAGATACTAATCAAAATGTAGTCGATATTGTTTTTCTTTGCGAATATGAATCTGGTGATGCATTACCTTTATGTTCCGATGAGGTAGAAGAGGTGCTTTGGTTAACAACTAAAGAGATTTTACATCACCCGAAAGCGCCTGTTTACTTAAAAGAAAGTATTAAATGTGCTGAAGCCTTGATTCCGGTCCATTAG
- a CDS encoding alpha/beta fold hydrolase, with amino-acid sequence MSEQIMKINNVDICTESFGNSKDPAILLIMGAMSSLDWWDEDFCLRLADQGRFVIRYDHRDLGRSTTYEPGTSNYTITDLADDAAGVLDAYHIDRAHIVGMSMGGLTGQILALRYPARVLTLTLIASSVFGTEMEKLPPMDQNILDYHAMSASIDWSDRNAAIPYLAGGWKTLAGSKPFEQERMYKLAAREADRANHLPSRFNHALLQGGEEYYDRMDEIRVPVLIIHGTEDPALPYEHGLALKKAIPHSEMVTLDGTGHEIHSEDWNQIIDSVKKHSS; translated from the coding sequence ATGAGTGAACAAATAATGAAAATAAATAATGTGGATATATGTACAGAGAGCTTTGGAAACTCCAAGGATCCAGCAATTCTTTTGATCATGGGCGCAATGTCTTCACTGGACTGGTGGGACGAAGATTTCTGTCTCCGTCTGGCTGATCAGGGGAGATTTGTCATTCGGTACGATCATCGGGATCTGGGCAGATCGACCACTTATGAACCCGGGACTTCCAATTATACAATAACGGACTTGGCTGACGATGCGGCAGGCGTACTGGATGCTTATCACATTGACCGGGCCCATATCGTCGGCATGTCCATGGGCGGATTGACCGGACAGATTCTTGCCTTAAGATATCCGGCACGTGTATTGACACTTACGCTTATCGCATCAAGTGTATTTGGAACTGAGATGGAAAAACTGCCGCCAATGGATCAGAACATCCTGGATTACCACGCGATGAGCGCTTCCATCGATTGGTCGGATCGGAATGCGGCTATTCCTTATCTCGCGGGCGGATGGAAAACATTAGCCGGCTCCAAACCTTTCGAGCAGGAAAGAATGTATAAACTCGCAGCACGAGAAGCAGACCGTGCCAATCATCTGCCGAGCAGATTTAACCATGCCCTGCTGCAAGGCGGAGAAGAATATTACGATAGAATGGATGAGATCCGCGTACCAGTTCTCATTATTCATGGAACAGAAGACCCGGCCCTCCCATACGAGCACGGACTTGCCCTTAAGAAAGCCATCCCGCATTCTGAAATGGTGACACTTGATGGAACTGGACATGAGATTCATAGTGAAGACTGGAATCAGATTATAGATTCTGTTAAAAAGCATAGTTCCTGA
- the helD gene encoding RNA polymerase recycling motor HelD: MNLKLQQEQKRLDGVMETITEEVRRLEEETSRRKNEVVHIRKHFWDEVKVNTDTFDDYLETIIGLRQEAQALSVSQSTHRHASKRLSALRRMEEVPYFGRIDFMEEGSSEQEPVYIGISTLRDQSGENFLIYDWRAPVSSVYYDCQPGPAKYETPGGTIKGTLEKKWQYLIRRGELQSMFDTSLTIGDEILQQVLGKGTDKHMHNIVATIQQDQNRIIRHDQGRLLIVHGAAGSGKTSAALQRIAYLLYKYRENLNADQIILFSPNRMFNSYVSNVLPELGEENMQQVTFQEYLDHQLGKEFAVENPYEQLEYVLTAAKTPEYKSRVTGIKFKASARFFEAINAYLKSLELSGMVFKEITFRGKPIAAAQQMADQFYSRGTSIRFHNRLEKLADWLIKQINEAEKAERSKEWVQEEIELLSNEEYHKAHAYLAKKRGFSGDSIHDYEIEPEALARLIVRKKFKPLRKQIRAMRFIDFKAIYKQLFADPQKIREWMEEEMPAEWAAICQSTQEMLDEGRLCYEDATPFLYVKEQIQGFQTNSAIKHIVVDEAQDYSPFQFEFLKRLFPASKMTVLGDFNQAIFAHASETADFHTLTSLYGPDQTELINLSRSYRSTKPIIEFTRRLVPNGKEIIPFDRDGKLPELKRLSDQTELHSFIASKVADWRSQGLNSMAIICKSAEESAQAYEALSGIEGIKLLKSNSTEYEEGVVVVPSYLSKGIEFDAVIIYDASESVYGDESLRRVFYTSCTRAMHDLQLCSVGEPSPFLQDVLREGLIQV; this comes from the coding sequence ATGAATTTAAAACTTCAGCAGGAGCAAAAACGATTGGATGGTGTAATGGAGACGATTACGGAGGAAGTCCGCAGATTGGAAGAAGAAACCTCCAGGCGTAAAAACGAAGTGGTTCATATCCGCAAACACTTTTGGGATGAAGTCAAGGTGAATACGGATACCTTTGATGATTATTTGGAGACCATTATTGGTTTGAGGCAGGAGGCACAGGCTCTGTCTGTCAGCCAGAGTACCCATCGGCATGCTTCCAAGCGCTTGTCTGCCTTGCGCAGGATGGAGGAGGTGCCCTATTTCGGCCGGATCGATTTTATGGAAGAAGGCTCTTCGGAACAGGAGCCTGTTTATATTGGCATTTCTACGCTGAGGGATCAGAGCGGCGAGAATTTTCTTATTTACGACTGGAGGGCGCCGGTTTCGAGTGTGTACTATGATTGCCAGCCGGGACCTGCTAAGTATGAAACACCCGGAGGCACAATTAAGGGCACATTGGAGAAAAAGTGGCAATATTTGATCCGCCGCGGAGAACTTCAATCCATGTTCGATACGAGTCTGACCATTGGGGATGAAATTCTGCAGCAGGTTCTCGGCAAGGGAACTGATAAGCATATGCATAATATTGTGGCGACCATTCAACAGGATCAAAACCGGATCATCCGTCATGATCAGGGAAGGCTGCTTATTGTTCACGGTGCTGCCGGTAGCGGCAAGACGTCAGCTGCCCTGCAGCGGATTGCTTATCTGCTTTATAAGTACCGGGAAAATCTGAATGCAGATCAAATCATCCTGTTTTCACCTAATAGGATGTTTAACAGCTATGTATCCAATGTGCTGCCGGAGCTGGGGGAAGAGAACATGCAGCAGGTTACCTTCCAGGAATATTTGGATCATCAGCTGGGTAAAGAGTTCGCCGTAGAAAATCCATATGAGCAATTGGAGTATGTTTTAACTGCTGCGAAAACCCCTGAGTACAAATCAAGGGTTACGGGCATTAAATTTAAAGCATCTGCCCGTTTTTTTGAGGCGATTAATGCCTACTTGAAGTCGCTTGAATTGTCGGGAATGGTATTTAAGGAAATAACTTTTAGAGGAAAGCCAATTGCTGCTGCTCAGCAAATGGCAGATCAATTCTACAGCAGAGGCACTTCAATTCGTTTTCATAACAGACTTGAGAAGCTGGCGGATTGGCTTATTAAGCAAATTAATGAAGCTGAAAAAGCTGAACGGTCCAAGGAGTGGGTACAGGAGGAAATCGAGCTGCTCAGCAATGAGGAATACCATAAGGCGCATGCCTACCTGGCGAAAAAACGCGGCTTTTCAGGGGATTCGATTCATGATTATGAAATCGAGCCTGAAGCATTAGCCCGCCTGATTGTCCGGAAAAAATTCAAGCCGCTGCGAAAACAAATCCGGGCCATGCGTTTCATTGATTTTAAGGCGATATACAAGCAGCTTTTTGCAGATCCCCAGAAAATCCGAGAGTGGATGGAAGAGGAGATGCCGGCAGAATGGGCTGCTATCTGTCAGTCGACTCAGGAAATGCTCGATGAAGGCAGATTATGTTATGAAGATGCTACTCCATTTTTATATGTGAAAGAGCAAATTCAAGGCTTTCAGACAAATAGTGCGATTAAACATATTGTGGTGGATGAGGCACAGGATTACTCTCCGTTTCAATTTGAGTTCTTAAAGCGTTTGTTTCCTGCATCCAAGATGACGGTGCTCGGTGATTTTAACCAGGCGATCTTTGCCCATGCCAGCGAAACAGCTGATTTTCACACACTCACCAGCCTGTATGGACCGGATCAGACAGAACTGATTAATTTATCGAGGAGCTACAGGTCGACTAAACCGATCATCGAATTTACACGAAGACTGGTTCCTAACGGGAAAGAGATCATCCCATTTGACCGTGATGGAAAGCTGCCTGAGCTGAAGCGATTGTCCGATCAAACCGAACTGCACAGCTTCATTGCCTCCAAGGTTGCTGACTGGAGAAGCCAGGGGCTTAACAGCATGGCCATTATCTGTAAGTCTGCAGAAGAAAGTGCACAGGCCTATGAAGCCTTGTCCGGCATCGAGGGAATAAAACTCCTGAAAAGCAACTCGACCGAATATGAAGAAGGAGTAGTTGTCGTACCTTCGTATTTATCCAAGGGCATTGAATTTGATGCCGTTATTATTTATGATGCATCGGAAAGTGTATATGGTGATGAAAGCCTGCGAAGAGTGTTTTATACCTCCTGCACGAGAGCGATGCATGATTTGCAGCTCTGCAGCGTGGGTGAACCGAGTCCCTTCTTGCAGGATGTTTTACGGGAAGGTCTTATTCAGGTCTGA
- a CDS encoding DHA2 family efflux MFS transporter permease subunit — protein MSQQTNTDQNKPPYGMIAILFIGAFVAILNETLLNVALPSIMEEFDVNATAVQWLSTGYMLINGILIPASAFFIQRFSDKKLFITAMSLFTLGTFLASIAPAFGVLLGARMIQASGSAIMMPLLMNVMLTAFPVEKRGAAMGMFGLVMITAPAIGPTLSGWLIEHYSWRMLFDLVLPIALLTVVFAVFKLKDITPQRAIKLDFISLVLSSIGFGGLLYGFSSAGEKGWDNPLVYGTIVIGALALLTFVLRQLRMDDPMLEFRIYKYPMFALSSAISIVIAVAMFSAMILMPIYVQTIRGISPMDSGLLMLPGAIVMGIMSPITGKLFDKYGARVLAVIGLTITVVTSYYFSRIGMNTAYSTLVLLYTFRMFGMSMVMMPVMTNGLNQLPPISNPHGTAMNNTLQQVSGAIGSALLITVMNNRTKEKAEELAADTLANMSASAAQPSAQAAADMQQQIMNEAMLHGINFTFFLSALIAVIALILAFFIKRVKPHHENQTGEELAVKE, from the coding sequence ATGTCGCAGCAAACCAATACGGATCAAAACAAACCGCCATATGGCATGATCGCCATTTTATTTATCGGGGCTTTTGTCGCGATATTGAATGAAACATTGTTGAACGTTGCTCTCCCATCCATTATGGAAGAATTTGATGTGAATGCAACTGCCGTACAATGGCTGTCTACAGGCTATATGCTTATTAACGGGATTTTAATTCCAGCGAGTGCATTTTTCATTCAGCGATTTTCCGATAAGAAATTATTCATTACAGCCATGTCACTGTTTACTTTGGGAACATTCCTGGCCAGCATTGCGCCTGCATTTGGTGTGTTATTAGGGGCTCGGATGATTCAGGCTTCAGGATCCGCGATAATGATGCCCCTATTAATGAATGTCATGCTTACCGCATTTCCGGTCGAAAAAAGAGGGGCAGCAATGGGGATGTTTGGTCTTGTCATGATTACAGCTCCAGCAATTGGGCCGACTCTTTCCGGATGGCTGATTGAACATTACAGCTGGAGAATGTTATTTGACCTTGTTCTGCCAATTGCCCTGCTAACAGTAGTTTTTGCAGTCTTCAAGTTAAAAGATATCACACCGCAGAGAGCGATTAAGCTTGATTTCATCTCGCTGGTTTTATCAAGCATCGGGTTTGGCGGCCTGCTTTATGGCTTTAGTTCAGCAGGGGAAAAAGGATGGGATAATCCCCTCGTGTACGGCACGATTGTGATTGGGGCACTTGCTTTACTTACCTTTGTACTCCGTCAGCTTCGGATGGATGATCCTATGCTTGAATTTCGCATCTACAAATATCCGATGTTTGCCCTGTCATCAGCCATTTCAATCGTGATCGCCGTTGCCATGTTTTCAGCGATGATTTTGATGCCCATCTATGTACAGACCATCCGCGGAATTTCACCGATGGACTCAGGCCTATTAATGCTTCCGGGAGCAATTGTAATGGGAATCATGTCTCCCATTACAGGGAAACTCTTTGATAAGTATGGGGCCAGAGTTTTAGCGGTGATTGGGCTGACCATTACCGTTGTAACATCTTATTATTTCAGCAGAATTGGCATGAATACGGCCTATTCAACCCTTGTTCTGCTGTATACTTTTCGAATGTTCGGGATGTCAATGGTTATGATGCCTGTCATGACAAATGGATTGAATCAGCTGCCGCCGATCAGCAATCCGCATGGAACCGCCATGAATAATACACTGCAGCAGGTATCCGGCGCCATTGGCTCCGCGCTGCTGATTACCGTCATGAATAACCGTACAAAAGAAAAAGCAGAGGAGCTGGCTGCTGACACACTGGCCAATATGAGTGCAAGTGCAGCTCAGCCATCTGCACAGGCCGCAGCTGACATGCAGCAGCAAATCATGAATGAAGCGATGCTGCATGGCATTAATTTCACTTTCTTCCTTTCTGCATTGATTGCGGTCATCGCACTTATACTTGCTTTCTTTATTAAGAGAGTGAAACCTCATCATGAGAATCAGACAGGTGAGGAATTGGCTGTTAAAGAGTGA
- a CDS encoding dihydroorotate dehydrogenase — MPDWSYHPIFKPILQKLPTSFSREFIHRGMSMISSTRIGEGVIEFLGHMEPSGKLAKNIFGVHFSAPVGLSGRIDPHLTGTKAFQNLGFGFIEIGPVSIRGSAEELYMDPKQEKIHRLTDASMELTAAKKQLLSLKKKKIPFLINVEGTYREAMQICEELLPFSDGFILDSQTFQSESQFNQFKYELNKPIILTSPKNDPLSLDYRPDGILLTGYDSQEELIHRLVALREVFSEDLPIITSGWVKEPSDATKLLESGASLIMLGDEYIFTGPGLPKRINEAYTSTFPMEPVKAEGWRWYWLFGLAIAIAGFIALFFSMTSVVLPYDERFLGIFRKDILYFNPAILYFMAHDRMTLSGTMISGGIIYMQLARHGIRNGLHWARKAVNIAGTIGFLGIVLFIGYGYFDWLHGLFWLILLPLFILGYLKSRTANASPVSSNLFNSAQWKLSLAGQLCFVILGFSLAIGGMVISFIGASHVFVPTDLAYLCLTPEALNEFNDRLIPVIAHDRAGFGSALLSVGLLVLMLALWGIREGERWVWWTFTIGAIPAFAAGIITHFFINYTDFIHLLPAYFALLLYVIGVIATAPFLLKK, encoded by the coding sequence TTGCCGGATTGGTCGTATCATCCTATTTTCAAGCCCATACTTCAGAAGCTTCCAACTTCCTTCAGCCGGGAGTTTATCCATCGCGGAATGAGCATGATTTCATCCACCCGTATAGGGGAAGGAGTAATCGAGTTTCTTGGTCATATGGAACCCTCCGGCAAGCTTGCGAAAAATATATTTGGCGTTCATTTTTCCGCTCCAGTCGGACTAAGCGGCAGGATTGACCCTCACTTAACGGGGACGAAGGCTTTTCAGAATTTGGGGTTTGGTTTTATTGAGATCGGGCCTGTTTCCATTCGAGGGTCAGCAGAAGAACTATATATGGACCCGAAACAAGAGAAGATACATAGATTAACTGACGCTTCTATGGAGTTAACGGCTGCTAAGAAACAGCTGCTTTCTCTAAAGAAAAAGAAAATTCCTTTCCTCATTAATGTGGAAGGAACTTATCGGGAAGCCATGCAAATTTGTGAAGAATTGCTGCCTTTTAGTGACGGATTTATTTTGGACAGTCAGACCTTTCAATCAGAGAGCCAATTTAATCAATTTAAATATGAATTAAATAAACCTATCATCCTTACTTCTCCAAAAAATGATCCTCTCAGCCTGGACTATCGCCCGGACGGCATTCTTCTTACAGGCTATGATTCACAGGAAGAACTCATTCATAGGCTTGTGGCTCTCAGGGAAGTATTCAGCGAAGATTTGCCCATCATCACGTCAGGCTGGGTAAAAGAGCCTTCAGATGCTACTAAACTGCTGGAAAGCGGAGCTTCTTTAATCATGTTAGGCGATGAGTACATTTTTACTGGACCTGGATTGCCAAAGAGGATTAATGAAGCCTATACCAGCACATTTCCGATGGAGCCTGTAAAAGCGGAGGGATGGCGATGGTATTGGCTGTTTGGCTTGGCTATTGCCATTGCAGGGTTTATTGCGCTGTTTTTCAGCATGACTTCGGTGGTCCTTCCATATGATGAGAGATTCCTGGGGATCTTCAGGAAAGATATTCTTTATTTTAACCCTGCCATTTTATACTTTATGGCACATGACAGAATGACCCTTTCAGGAACGATGATTTCAGGCGGAATCATCTATATGCAGCTTGCCAGGCATGGAATAAGAAATGGCCTCCACTGGGCAAGAAAAGCAGTAAATATAGCAGGAACCATCGGCTTCCTGGGAATTGTCCTGTTTATTGGCTATGGTTATTTCGATTGGCTCCATGGGCTGTTTTGGCTTATTTTACTGCCCTTGTTTATTTTGGGATATTTAAAATCAAGAACAGCAAATGCATCCCCCGTCAGTTCAAACCTTTTCAACAGTGCTCAGTGGAAGCTGAGTTTAGCCGGCCAGCTTTGCTTTGTAATACTGGGCTTTTCATTAGCTATTGGCGGGATGGTCATTTCCTTCATTGGAGCTTCACATGTATTTGTACCAACTGACCTTGCTTATCTTTGCCTGACTCCGGAAGCTCTTAATGAGTTTAACGATCGGTTAATTCCTGTGATCGCACATGACCGTGCAGGATTTGGAAGTGCTCTTTTAAGTGTGGGCTTGCTCGTCTTGATGCTGGCTTTATGGGGAATCCGCGAGGGGGAAAGGTGGGTGTGGTGGACCTTCACCATTGGAGCCATTCCGGCATTCGCCGCTGGAATTATAACTCATTTTTTTATTAACTATACGGATTTCATCCACCTGCTTCCTGCTTACTTCGCATTGCTTTTGTATGTGATTGGTGTAATTGCAACTGCCCCTTTTTTATTAAAAAAATAG
- a CDS encoding IS110 family transposase: protein MNYNQNHKIAQITPNTLIIGIDIAKHHHVARAQDYRGMELGSTCFFDNTQEGFRAFINWINQIKESYEMESVITGMEPTGHYWLNLAHILKEEQIKFVTVNPLHVKHSKELDDNSPTKNDVKDAKVIAQLVKDGRYAEPTIPQGVFAELRVAKKLRDLLNVDLQIVQGQVHNWIDRYFPEFFTVFKSWEGKAALHLLKLEALPDELVSYTDEGLLEYLRQAVKRSIGIKKIQALKEAANRSIGIRQGAMMAKMELRALIQKYELIQAKFEELDQTLDTLLQDIPGVDQMLDITGIGRDTVAGFFAEVGDLREYNHPRQITKLAGLSLKENTSGKHKGRTKITKRGRKKLRALLFRASMILVAKNKAFKTLHHHYTTRPDNPLKKMQSLIALCNKLIRILFSIGKKQFVFQEEKMLKDIPHMHAFIQEPIAA from the coding sequence ATGAATTATAACCAAAATCATAAAATAGCTCAAATTACACCTAATACCCTAATAATCGGGATTGATATTGCCAAGCATCATCATGTAGCTAGAGCACAGGATTATCGTGGGATGGAGCTAGGATCGACTTGCTTTTTTGATAATACCCAAGAAGGATTTAGGGCATTTATTAATTGGATTAATCAAATAAAAGAGTCATACGAAATGGAGTCTGTCATTACTGGAATGGAGCCAACAGGCCATTATTGGCTTAATTTAGCTCATATTCTAAAGGAGGAACAGATTAAGTTCGTAACGGTCAACCCTTTACACGTCAAGCATAGTAAGGAGCTAGACGATAACTCTCCAACAAAAAATGATGTAAAAGACGCAAAAGTCATTGCACAACTAGTTAAAGATGGTAGATACGCCGAACCAACAATACCACAAGGAGTTTTCGCGGAACTGCGTGTGGCTAAGAAATTACGCGATTTATTAAATGTAGACTTACAAATTGTGCAGGGACAGGTACACAACTGGATTGATCGATACTTTCCAGAGTTCTTTACCGTTTTTAAAAGTTGGGAAGGGAAGGCAGCTCTTCATTTATTAAAGCTTGAAGCATTACCGGATGAATTGGTGAGTTATACAGACGAAGGATTACTAGAATACCTTAGGCAAGCAGTGAAACGTAGTATAGGCATAAAGAAGATTCAGGCCTTAAAGGAAGCAGCCAATCGGTCGATTGGCATTCGTCAGGGCGCCATGATGGCTAAAATGGAATTAAGAGCGTTAATTCAAAAGTATGAACTCATTCAAGCCAAGTTCGAAGAGCTTGACCAAACTCTGGATACACTCCTTCAGGATATTCCAGGCGTTGATCAAATGTTAGACATAACAGGAATTGGACGCGATACAGTGGCGGGTTTCTTCGCTGAAGTAGGAGATTTGAGGGAGTATAATCATCCCCGTCAAATAACCAAGCTGGCAGGACTCAGCTTAAAAGAAAATACATCAGGAAAGCATAAAGGAAGAACGAAAATCACGAAACGGGGTCGAAAGAAATTACGAGCCTTATTATTTCGGGCATCTATGATTCTAGTAGCGAAGAATAAAGCCTTTAAAACTCTACATCATCATTACACAACAAGGCCTGACAATCCGTTGAAAAAGATGCAGTCTTTAATTGCTTTGTGTAATAAGCTTATACGCATTCTCTTTTCTATTGGGAAGAAACAGTTTGTGTTCCAGGAAGAGAAGATGTTGAAGGATATCCCCCATATGCATGCATTTATTCAAGAACCAATAGCAGCTTAA